AGTCGCGGCACCCTCGAGACGGTGGGTGACGTCTTCGAGTGGCAATTGGATCTCCTGGGCCAATCCCGCGGCCAGCGTCCCAACCGTGGCCATACGGGCGCCGTGCGCCACTTGCATGTCCTTTTGCCGCAGCTTCTCCGTGGTTTCTTCGATCACCAGCTTGAGATCGTCCGAGCTGGCTTCGACAGCGTCGAGGCTATCGACGAAGCGGCGCACCAGGAGGAATGTGAAAGCCAACAGGAAGACGACGTAGCCGCCGACCATCAGGTACGGGCCGCGGTAGAAGCCAGTTCCCACGAGGGAATCATTCGTTGCCGCCAGCAACCACAACACAGCCGACCCGACCAGCAGGCCTGACTGCTCAATGTTGCGCCGGTTTCGCCAGAACAACACGATGACCGTGGCGAAGACCAATAGAAATGGTGCGAACATGAGGCCGGCCAGAGGACTGAGCCTACTCTCGACGAAGTGGAGGCCCAATGCTGGGATATGTGCTTCGACGATCTCGCCGGTGAAGAGCAGCTCCGGCCGGGCGAGGACCGTCAGAACGATGGCCGCCGAAAAAAAACCGGCCGGGATCTCGATCCAGAGGATCCGCACGCCCACCAGCAAGGAAGCGAAGCGCAAGGAGCCGATGACAAGGGGAACACACGCCGCCAGTGAGACGACCTGGGCGGCCTCGGCTGCGGCCACGGTCTGCGCGGAGTAGACCAGTGCATTGCCGATCGCCAACTGAACGATGCCGAGGGCGGCTACGGCCAGCCAGAAATGGTCGCGGCTCCGCAGCCCGAGGCGGTGGAGGCCGAAGTTGAGAAGTGCCGCGCAGAGCGCGGCCACGCCCAACGAGATTGAAATGACCGAGGCGGAGCCCATCGCTTACTGCATCGGCGTAGGGTGATTTCCCCTTGAGATTGCTGGGCTAACCTCCGCCGATGCCGTCTGCCTGGGGCCTCTCGGCCGGTCTGTTCGCCGCAACGCTCCTCGGTTGGGCGGTCTGGCGTGTGTTTGGAGGTTTCCCCCACGCAAAGCGGCCGGGTCTCGTGTTGGCCGCCCGGGAACTCGCGTTTCTGGCTGCCGCGGCGGACGCCACGTACCCGGAAGGTGGTTCTGATCTGCCCTCGGGCACCCAGGCCGGGATTCCAGCCTACGCTGATCGCTACGTCGCCGCGGTACCGCGGTCTGTCGGGATCCTGATGCGGCTGCTCTTCTTCCTGGTCGAGCACGCGACGCTGGTTTTTTCGGCGCCCGGCAGGGGGGGGCGGCGTCGGTTTTCTTCACTGAGTCCGGAGCAGCAAGGCGCCGTCCTCGAAGGGTGGCGTACGAGCTCCTTGTTTCCACGTCGGTTGGTGTTCTCGAGCCTGCGAGCGATCCTGACGATGGGCTTCTTTTCCGATCCCGTCGTTTTGAGGGCTCTTCACCTTGGGGCCAAGCAGATCGATTCGCCGATCGTCGAAGCCGATCTCCTCTACCCGGCCATCGGCGCCCACCCCCGCACGATTGCCTACGAGCGGGAAGATCTGGTCGCGCGCTCCGGCGTTCCGCTCGCCGCGGATGCGCCGCTCCACCCAGACCACGCGGAGCAAATGCAATGAGCGCTGCGGTCGAGGGCGAGGTGCGGGTCTTCGCCGAGTACGAGCGGGATTTCACCGAAGAGGCCGACGTGGTGGTGGTCGGCTCGGGCCCCTGTGGTGCTGTCGTCGCGCACGAACTCACAGCACGGGGCAAGCGCGTGGTCCTTCTCGAGGAAGGCCCGCCCTTCACACCTCAGGATTTCGAGCTCGATGGCGCTCTGTCGATGACCCGCATGATGCGCGAGGCAGGCCTGCGGACCACACGCGGAACCATCATTCCCACCATGCAGACCATTGCTCTTGGCGGGGGCTCCCTGGTGAATTCCGCCATCTGCGTGCGTCCGCCGGATTTCGTATTCGAAGGTTGGGAGGAATACGCCGAACTCGAGGGGACGCGCCGCTCGGATCTGGATCCCCACTACGACGCGGTGGAAGCCTTTCTCGGGATCGCGCTCACACCCGACGAGCTGCAGGGCCAGCGCAATCTCTTGTTTCGGGATGGCTGTGACGCGCTGGGAATCGAGAGTGAGCCGATCGCCCGCAACGTACGAGGTTGTCGCGGCAGCGGAGAGTGCTTCACGGGTTGCCGTGCTCGCGCCAAGCAATCGATGGATATTTCCTATGTGCCCGCGGCCATCAAGGCCGGCGCCCGCGTGTTGACCTCCGTACAGGTGCAGGAGGTGCTCTCGGATGGGCGCCGCGCCACGGGCGTACGGGGTCAGGTGGTCGAGCCTTTCAGCGGTCGCCGAAGTCATCGGTTCCGGATCGATGCGAAAGCCGTGGTGTTGGCGGCCGGGTGCATGGCGACACCCGTCCTCCTCCAGAAGAGCGGCAATCTGGCGAATGGTTCCGGCCAGGTGGGGCGGAACCTGCAGTTCCACCCGGGCATCGCCGTCCTCGGGATCTTCCCGGAGAAGGTCGACCCTGGTTTCGGCGCGACCCAGGGCTATCAAAGCCTGGCCTTCCTGCGCGAGGGCTACAAGCTCGAGACGTTGTGGGCTCCGGCGGCGATCCTCGCCGTGCGCTTCCCCGGTTTCGGTCACGACTTGAAGAAGCGCCTTGCCCAGGTCCCCTATGCCGCCAACTGGGATGCCATTGCCACCTGCCATCGGTCTCTCGGGACCGTCCGGGCCAGGCGCGGCGCCTCCCTCGACCCGATCCTCACCTGGAACTTCGACCCGGAGGATGCACAGGTGTTGGGCGGGGCGCTCTACCAGATCGCCCGCATCTTCTTTGCGGCGGGTGCGAAGACGATCCTCCCGGGCGTTCATGGGGTGCCGGACGAGATGCATTCGCTCGAAGAGGCGGATGTCCTACGCACGCGACGCTATGCAGCTTCGGATTTCGTCACCGCCTCGAATCACGCCTTCTGCACGACCCGAATGCACGGCGATCCGGCCAAGGGAGTGGTCGATCCGCGGGGTCGCGCACACGAGATGGATGGGCTCTTCCTGGTCGATACGGGGATCTTCCCGCGCTGCACCTCCGTGAACCCGATGCTCACCGGGATGGCGCTTGCCCATCGGAGCGCACAAGCGGTGGCAGACGAACTCTAGTCCCGAGCCGGCGTCTTCTCGGCACTTGCTCCTCGGCCGAAACACGCTGGCGATCCGGGCATCCGTGCAGTTCGCGAACTGCGGAGACGCAGGAGCCCGGCTGCATGTGTCCTCGCAATCGGGAAGAGAGGCCAGCTCCCGATCGTAGAGCTTGGCACGTGGATTGCGGATAGGGAGTTCATGACGAAAGCCCTTCCCTCGATCGATAGGCGCTCCCTGCTTCAGTTCCTCCTCGCGAGTCCGTTGATCTACTCGCCAAGGCCTCTCGCCGCAGTCGAGCTGATGCTAGGTGCTGTGGAGGAGGGTGAGGCGCTCGTCGACCGGGCGAGAGAAATCGTGGCGAAGGCCGGTGACGCAATCGATGTCTTCGATTTCGAGCCCGTGGCCAGAGGCAACCTGTCTCCGGCCCACTACACCTACCTGTCGATGGGGGTCCAGCACGAGGTCACCCTCCGGGCGAATCGCTCGGCCTTCGACGACTTCCAGCTGCGACCGCGACGACTGGTCGACGTCCGCACGCTCGACACTCGAACCAACCTCCTCGGGGCCGAGTTGTCGTGCCCGCTCGTCCTGGCGCCCGCCGGGGTCCAGAAGGCGTTTCACCCGGACGCCGAGCTTGCGGTCGCACGGGCTGCCAGGCGTAGGGACCACCTCCAGATCTTGTCGACCGGCACCTCGACGCCGATCGAGGACGTCGCGAACGCACGCGGCGCGCCGCTCTGGTTCCAGCTCTACACCGGGAACGCCTGGCCCGTGACACGGCTGCAGCTTCGCGAGGCCGAAGAGGCGGGCTGCTCCGCGGTCGTCCTGACCGTCGACATGGTCGCGACCATGTTCGGCGAGAACCGCGACCGGATTCGACGCTTCCGCCGAGCCGACAATCCCGGCTGCCAGCCCTGTCACCAATCCCTCACCGGTGATTTGCTTCGCGGAACCGTGAAGGCAGCCGAGGCCGTCGGGCTCGATCCCCAGGGTTGGCTCTCGGACCTCATGATCCTGGACTGGGACTACGTGGACCGCATTCGTGATGCCACTTCGATGAAGCTCCTGATCAAGGGAATCCTCACCCGTGAAGACGCACGCCGATGTGTCGAGCACGGAATCGACGGAATCGTCGTTTCCAACCACGGAGGACGTGCCGAGGACAGTGGCCTCTCCACGATCGAAGCCCTGCCACCCATCGTCGATGAACTGGAGGGGCGTATCCCGGTTCTGGTCGACAGCGGCTTCCGGCGGGGTACCGACATCTTCAAGGCCCTGGCTCTCGGAGCCGACGCCGTCTGCGTGGGCCGTCCGTATCTATGGGGGCTCGCGGCGTTCGGCCAGGAGGGTGTCGAGGCCGTGCTCCAGATCCTCCGAAGCGAGTTCGAGACGATCATGCGGGGCATGGGCACCCCCGACCTCGGTTCGATCTCACCTGCGCATGTCCGGGTGCCGAGTCGATTCTGCGAACCCAGCGTCTGACCCGGCTGGGTCCATGTGGCCGCTTCCAGCCGGACCGAGGCCGGGCGGAGCCACCACGGATGCTGAACTTGTTCCCCGCGGGGGCAGGGCCTTCACTTCTGAAGCGGTCCTGCCGATACGCCTCCTGGCTATCCGGGGGGACTGCCATTGAAGACGCTCATTCAAGCCATCCTGATCGCGATGCTCGTGGCGGGCCCGGCCCTGGCCGCGCCCAAGCCCGTGGGTCGGGAGTGCGTGAAGCTCACCAATCAGATCGGGCGCTACCAACGGGATGCCGGCTGGGCCCGGGAGCGTGAGAACCTGCT
The bacterium genome window above contains:
- a CDS encoding GMC family oxidoreductase gives rise to the protein MSAAVEGEVRVFAEYERDFTEEADVVVVGSGPCGAVVAHELTARGKRVVLLEEGPPFTPQDFELDGALSMTRMMREAGLRTTRGTIIPTMQTIALGGGSLVNSAICVRPPDFVFEGWEEYAELEGTRRSDLDPHYDAVEAFLGIALTPDELQGQRNLLFRDGCDALGIESEPIARNVRGCRGSGECFTGCRARAKQSMDISYVPAAIKAGARVLTSVQVQEVLSDGRRATGVRGQVVEPFSGRRSHRFRIDAKAVVLAAGCMATPVLLQKSGNLANGSGQVGRNLQFHPGIAVLGIFPEKVDPGFGATQGYQSLAFLREGYKLETLWAPAAILAVRFPGFGHDLKKRLAQVPYAANWDAIATCHRSLGTVRARRGASLDPILTWNFDPEDAQVLGGALYQIARIFFAAGAKTILPGVHGVPDEMHSLEEADVLRTRRYAASDFVTASNHAFCTTRMHGDPAKGVVDPRGRAHEMDGLFLVDTGIFPRCTSVNPMLTGMALAHRSAQAVADEL
- a CDS encoding alpha-hydroxy-acid oxidizing protein encodes the protein MTKALPSIDRRSLLQFLLASPLIYSPRPLAAVELMLGAVEEGEALVDRAREIVAKAGDAIDVFDFEPVARGNLSPAHYTYLSMGVQHEVTLRANRSAFDDFQLRPRRLVDVRTLDTRTNLLGAELSCPLVLAPAGVQKAFHPDAELAVARAARRRDHLQILSTGTSTPIEDVANARGAPLWFQLYTGNAWPVTRLQLREAEEAGCSAVVLTVDMVATMFGENRDRIRRFRRADNPGCQPCHQSLTGDLLRGTVKAAEAVGLDPQGWLSDLMILDWDYVDRIRDATSMKLLIKGILTREDARRCVEHGIDGIVVSNHGGRAEDSGLSTIEALPPIVDELEGRIPVLVDSGFRRGTDIFKALALGADAVCVGRPYLWGLAAFGQEGVEAVLQILRSEFETIMRGMGTPDLGSISPAHVRVPSRFCEPSV
- a CDS encoding HAMP domain-containing histidine kinase, which translates into the protein MGSASVISISLGVAALCAALLNFGLHRLGLRSRDHFWLAVAALGIVQLAIGNALVYSAQTVAAAEAAQVVSLAACVPLVIGSLRFASLLVGVRILWIEIPAGFFSAAIVLTVLARPELLFTGEIVEAHIPALGLHFVESRLSPLAGLMFAPFLLVFATVIVLFWRNRRNIEQSGLLVGSAVLWLLAATNDSLVGTGFYRGPYLMVGGYVVFLLAFTFLLVRRFVDSLDAVEASSDDLKLVIEETTEKLRQKDMQVAHGARMATVGTLAAGLAQEIQLPLEDVTHRLEGAATRFGVIEEREAFEASLANARRGVDRIRTIVTRLLHVARRDTGQLGPVNVNQVIEAVLPIVGHEARGRASLETSLERLPNVDGDERLLGQIVLNLVLNALHAAPEKGAHGHQVRVSTQAVPDGVRILVSDTGPGISRDIREHVFEPFFTTKPPGEGSGLGLTVTRQIVERHGGEIDFRSTSRGTTFIVDLPASDPVVEPA
- a CDS encoding gluconate 2-dehydrogenase subunit 3 family protein, producing the protein MPSAWGLSAGLFAATLLGWAVWRVFGGFPHAKRPGLVLAARELAFLAAAADATYPEGGSDLPSGTQAGIPAYADRYVAAVPRSVGILMRLLFFLVEHATLVFSAPGRGGRRRFSSLSPEQQGAVLEGWRTSSLFPRRLVFSSLRAILTMGFFSDPVVLRALHLGAKQIDSPIVEADLLYPAIGAHPRTIAYEREDLVARSGVPLAADAPLHPDHAEQMQ